Proteins encoded by one window of Microcebus murinus isolate Inina chromosome 2, M.murinus_Inina_mat1.0, whole genome shotgun sequence:
- the NAXE gene encoding NAD(P)H-hydrate epimerase, with protein sequence MSGLRALLGLGLLVAGSRLPRIGSKAGACRLGRTWWGPQRLNSGGRCYSEVMASTAVKYLSQEEAQAVDEELFNEYEFSVDQLMELAGLSCATAVAKAYPPTSMSRSPPTVLVICGPGNNGGDGLVCARHLKLFGYQPTIYYPKRPNKPLFTALVTQCQKMDIPFLDEMPPEPMIDELYDLVVDAIFGFSFKGDVREPFHSILSVMKGLTVPIASIDIPSGWDVEKGNSGGIQPDLLISLTAPKKSATQFTGRYHYLGGRFVPPALEKKYQLNLPLYPDTECVYRLQ encoded by the exons ATGTCCGGGCTCAGGGCACTGCTGGGGCTGGGACTGCTAGTTGCCGGCTCTCGTCTGCCGCGAATTGGCAGCAAGGCGGGCGCCTGCCGCTTAGGACGCACCTGGTGGGGACCGCAGCGACTGAACTCGGGTGGCCGCTGCTACTCAGAGGTCATGGCGAGCACAGCGGTGAAGTACCTGAG CCAGGAGGAGGCCCAGGCCGTGGACGAGGAGCTATTTAACGAGTACGAGTTCAGCGTGGACCAACTTATGGAGCTGGCCGGGCTGAGCTGTGCCACAGCCGTTGCCAAG GCATATCCCCCCACGTCCATGTCCAGGAGCCCTCCTACTGTCCTGGTCATCTGTGGCCCAGGGAATAACGGAGGAGATGGCTTGGTCTGCGCGCGACACCTCAAACTCTTT ggctaccagccaaccatcTACTACCCCAAAAGGCCTAACAAGCCACTCTTCACTGCATTAGTGACCCAGTGTCAGAAAATGGACATCCCTTTCCTTGATGAAATGCCTCCAGAG CCCATGATTGACGAGTTGTATGATCTGGTGGTGGATGCCATCTTCGGCTTCAGCTTCAAAGGCGATGTTCGGGAGCCATTCCACAGCATCCTGAGTGTCATGAAGGGACTCACTGTGCCCATTGCCAGCATTGACATCCCCTCAG GATGGGATGTGGAGAAGGGAAACTCTGGAGGGATCCAGCCGGACTTGCTCATCTCCCTGACGGCACCCAAAAAGTCTGCAACCCAGTTTACTGGTCGCTACCATTACTTGGGTGGCCGTTTTGTGCCACCTGCTCTGGAAAAGAAGTACCAGCTGAACCTGCCACTCTACCCTGACACTGAGTGTGTCTATCGTCTGCAGTGA
- the TTC24 gene encoding tetratricopeptide repeat protein 24 has protein sequence MSSPNPEDILPQEPEPEPSRSKKKKKKRKWLHPEASIQTLTRAGHGALQAGRNHEALTSFQRAFLLASKTPQTRDTPVLQACAFNLGAAYVETGDPARGLELLLRAQPEEKAQGRHHGDQCFNVALAYHALGDLPQALAWYHRALGHYQPQGGQGEAQAKMGACYQALGQPELAVHCLQEASRAYAQARHPRAAALALGAAAGCMLKSGRHGVGEVVQVLEESRRLAEKSTEQGLLGHLYNDLGLGYSQLQLFPLAVEAFLQALPLCRGPGEQATVLRNLGMAHNALGNYQEAREFHQKAADLHGSVGQRWEQGRSFGSLAFALSQLEDHKAARDNYLHALQAARDTGDMKGQWQACEGLGAAAARLGQYDQALKYYKEALAQCQKEPDSVRERLVAKLADAMRTHLGQVGLVQAHTLTSAPGRPQAPVRARRAAGTPASVRGSTAEAQRWSSDGWQVEELEAGHEEKKEEGSANVLATSGPGRMQLCFLLGTLNHSHHLASSWPMFTKHLPCKGTVLYTPSVYSPGPTAHLPFGAPGPPRVEYPGILVLNGSQANRSPKWHRETLSRSLQRKPTESGFCTVM, from the exons ATGTCTTCCCCCAACCCTGAGGATATCCTCCCCCAGGAGCCTGAGCCTGAGCCCTCAAGatccaagaagaaaaagaagaaaagaaagtggctGCATCCAGAGGCCAGCATCCAAACCCTCACCAGGGCTGGCCATGGGGCCCTACAGGCTGGCCGGAACCATGAGGCCTTGACCAGCTTCCAGAGGGCATTCCTTCTGGCCTCCAAGACCCCACAGACCAGGGACACTCCTGTGCTCCAGGCCTGTGCCTTCAACCTGGGGGCTGCCTATGTGGAGACTGGGGACCCAGCCAGAGGCCTTGAGCTGCTTCTGCGAGCCCAGCCTGAAGAGAAGGCACAGGGCAGGCATCACGGTGACCAGTGTTTCAATGTGGCTTTAGCCTACCATGCCCTTGGTGACCTGCCTCAAGCTTTGGCCTGGTACCACAGGGCCCTGGGCCACTACCAGCCACAGGGCGGCCAGGGGGAAGCCCAGGCAAAAATGGGAGCCTGCTACCAGGCTCTGGGACAGCCTGAGCTAGCAGTCCACTGCCTGCAGGAAGCAAGCCGGGCCTATGCCCAAGCAAGGCATCCCCGGGCTGCAGCCCTGGCCTTGGGGGCTGCAGCGGGGTGTATGCTGAAGAGCGGGCGGCATGGTGTAGGTGAAGTTGTGCAGGTGCTGGAGGAGAGCCGGAGGCTTGCTGAGAAGAGCACTGAGCAGGGACTGCTGG GGCACCTCTATAATGACCTAGGCCTGGGCTACTCCCAGCTCCAGCTGTTCCCGCTGGCCGTGGAGGCCTTCCTGCAGGCCCTGCCCCTGTGCCGGGGGCCAGGAGAGCAGGCCACAGTGCTAAGAAACCTCGGGATGGCCCACAATGCCCTCGGCAACTATCAGGAAGCTCGGGAGTTCCACCAGAAGGCTGCTGACCTacatg GCTCCGTGGGGCAGCGGTGGGAGCAGGGCCGGAGCTTTGGCAGCCTGGCATTTGCGTTGAGCCAGCTGGAGGACCACAAGGCTGCCAGAGACAACTACCTGCATGCCCTGCAAGCTGCCCGGGACACTG GGGACATGAAGGGGCAGTGGCAGGCCtgtgaggggctgggggctgctgcAGCCAGACTGGGGCAGTATGACCAGGCCTTGAAGTACTATAAGGAAGCACTGGCCCAGTGTCAG AAGGAGCCAGATTCTGTGCGAGAACGGCTGGTGGCCAAGCTGGCAGATGCTATGAGGACCCACTTGGGCCAGGTGGGGCTGGTCCAGGCTCACACCCTG ACCTCGGCTCCAGGAAGGCCCCAGGCTCCGGTGAGGGCCCGCCGCGCGGCGGGGACCCCAGCCAGCGTGCGAGGCAGCACCGCAGAAGCACAACGCTG GTCTTCCGATGGGTGGCAAGTCGAAGAGCTTGAGGCGGGCCACgaggagaaaaaagaggaggGGTCGGCGAATGTTCTCGCGACTTCTGGGCCCGGGAGAATGCAGC TGTGTTTCCTTCTAGGCACACTGAATCATTCCCACCATCTAGCTTCTAGTTGGCCCATGTTTACCAAGCACCTGCCCTGTAAAGGGACAGTTCTTTACACACCCTCTGTGTACA GTCCAGGACCCACGGCCCATCTTCCATTTGGAGCTCCAGGCCCTCCTCGAGTGGAGTACCCTGGCATCCTGGTACTCAATGGCTCCCAAGCCAATAG gTCACCCAAATGGCACAGGGAAACCCTCAGCAGGAGTCTCCAGAGGAAACCCACAGAATCTGGCTTCTGTACAGTCATGTGA